A genomic window from Nicotiana sylvestris chromosome 11, ASM39365v2, whole genome shotgun sequence includes:
- the LOC104241172 gene encoding uncharacterized protein isoform X1 encodes MIGRDLECRPFNRAEMTVGTIQEGTKWDVSPIQDVPLFVKGAPSSENVTLFVPKVTRLEVCSNIPSPRLYVLRGHPITRQKQGSTNGITERIIIRPAMQPPVTNTKTIPWNYNKIVMTYKGKEIIEKVGETGGLTRSRRCYSPEELRKAKQIREGQLLIKKSVTEEEAEEFLKKMKVHDYSIIEQLRKTPTQISLLSLLLHSKEHARVLIKTLNEAHVLEKTTVNELEKMANSFFEVNRISFTDDELPEEGAGHNRALHLVVKCEGHYVKRVMVDGGSSVDVCPLSTLQGMKINTDRIRPSNVRIRAFDGSARDTTGEIKLLMMIGPVDFEIVFQVVDMDTYYNFLLGRPWIYMARAVPSTLHQMVKFEQNRQEIIVHGEDESSIYKDPLIPCIEAKEGCESIVYQAFEVVSMDHVEEGKPILHPRLSTTSIMVAAVMMRQGYEPGKGLGASL; translated from the coding sequence ATGATTGGACGAGATCTGGAATGTAGGCCGTTTAATCGGGCAGAGATGACCGTGGGAACAATTCAAGAGGGAACCAAATGGGATGTAAGTCCGATCCAAGATGTGCCATTGTTTGTGAAAGGCGCCCCGAGTTCAGAAAATGTAACTTTATTTGTTCCCAAGGTCACGAGATTGGAAGTTTGCTCTAATATTCCAAGCCCAAGGTTGTATGTCCTTAGAGGCCACCCCATCACAAGGCAGAAACAGGGCAGTACAAACGGTATAACAGAGCGGATCATAATCAGACCTGCCATGCAACCCCCTGTGACAAATACAAAAACCATtccttggaactacaacaaaattGTGATGACgtacaaaggcaaggaaatcatAGAAAAAGTGGGGGAAACTGGAGGTTTGACTCGATCAAGGAGGTGTTACTCTCCAGAGGAGTTGAGGAAGGCCAAGCAAATCAGAGAGGGACAATTGCTAATAAAGAAATCTGtcacggaagaagaggcagaagagtttttgaaaaagatgaaagttcaTGACTACTCAATTATTGAACAGCTAAGAAAGACTCCTACCCAAATCTCTCTACTATCTCTGCTCCTACACTCAAAAGAGCATGCTCGTGTACTAATCAAGACCTTAAACGAGGCACATGTCTTAGAGAAGACCACAGTGAATGAGTTGGAGAAGATGGCTAATAgtttttttgaggtaaacagaatcTCCTTTACTGATGATGAACTTCCCGAGGAAGGAGCCGGGCACAATAGGGCTTTGCACCTGGTCGTCAAATGTGAGGGGCATTATGTAAAGCGAGTCATGGTCGATGGAGGCTCGAGTGTAGATGTatgccctctctctactttgcAAGGCATGAAGATCAACACAGACAGAATCCGACCCAGCAATGTTCGCATCCGGGCTTTTGACGGTTCAGCGAGAGATACCACTGGGGAGATCAAACTCCTTATGATGATTGGGCCGGTTGACTTTGAAATTGTCTTCCAAGTAGTGGACATGGACACTTATTATAACTTtcttcttggaaggccatggatctaTATGGCTCGAGCTGTGCCATCCacattgcatcagatggtcaagttcgaacaAAATAGGCAAGAGATTATTGTTCACGGAGAAGACGAGTCGTCCATTTATAAAGACCCGCTAATCCCGTGCATTGAGGCCAAGGAAGGGTGTGAGTCCAttgtctatcaagctttcgaagtAGTTTCTATGGACCATGTTGAGGAAGGAAAGCCCATTCTGCATCCTCGTCTTTCCACCACATCTATAATGGTGGCTGCGGTTATGATGAGACAAGGTTATGAGCCAGGGAAAGGCTTGGGGGCATCATTGTAA
- the LOC104241172 gene encoding uncharacterized protein isoform X2 — MRQFARRQEVPPTRDMSKFCYDFGKDQPHDEEEIMKIWYGSKVSELNEMVEDRDRREVIPEYITWFHDPSSFRDRPEGSKRRRNDQRTIENLKEELEHAQMTIAKKQTQQQTGVAQIRLNIKNDYQSALRVMDKDINLAKNEVARLQEELANTNGLVRRVGVNKNAEIRKLQEDLSIVEEAMHQQQMEFDLQSEKFESIKNHQLAEFETEKRHYHEIIGRLQNDLTEDMKQRNSVLDREADALNLADARGQQIDGMFVVQENVKRRILEIAEYTALGCTDCEKMNKKIFIESAINLARHIATNLEAMYKDMSNQLGQGAPQPR; from the coding sequence ATGCGCCAGTTTGCACGACGACAGGAGGTGCCACCAACACGAGATATGAGCAAGTTCTGTTATGATTTTGGTAAAGATCAACCTCATGACGAAGAGGAAATTATGAAAATTTGGTATGGGAGTAAAGTCTCGGAGTTGAATGAGATGGTAGAAGACCGAGATCGTAGAGAGGTGATCCCTGAATATATTACTTGGTTTCATGATCCTTCGTCGTTTAGAGATAGGCCTGAGGGTTCGAAAAGGAGGAGAAATGATCAAAGAACTATAGAAAATCTGAAAGAGGAATTGGAGCATGCTCAGATGACCATAGCCAAAAAACAAACCCAACAACAAACAGGAGTTGCTCAGATTCGTTTAAATATTAAGAACGATTATCAATCTGCTTTGAGGGTCATGGATAAAGATATAAACCTAGCTAAAAATGAGGTAGCCCGCTTACAGGAAGAACTGGCAAACACGAATGGTTTAGTCAGAAGAGTTGGGGTGAACAAAAATGCTGAAATACGTAAGTTGCAAGAAGACTTGAGCATCGTCGAGGAAGCAATGCACCAACAACAAATGGAGTTTGATCTCCAGAGTGAGAAGTTCGAGTCAATCAAGAATCACCAACTAGCCGAATTCGAGACGGAGAAACGTCACTATCATGAGATAATAGGACGGCTGCAAAATGATTTGACTGAAGACATGAAACAAAGGAACTCAGTGCTGGACCGTGAGGCAGATGCACTGAATTTGGCCGATGCTCGTGGGCAGCAAATCGATGGCATGTTTGTTGTCCAAGAAAATGTCAAGAGAAGGATACTTGAGATAGCCGAGTACACTGCTCTGGGGTGCACAGATTGTGAGAAAATgaataagaaaatatttattgAATCCGCAATCAACCTCGCTCGTCACATTGCTACAAATCTGGAGGCCATGTACAAAGATATGTCCAACCAATTGGGACAGGGAGCACCCCAACCAAGATGA
- the LOC104217818 gene encoding uncharacterized protein has translation MDSNSTVMDLHATKFAGVHKRKCGKYGAAIKDPIKKKKVWLGSFKTAQEASNAYLAKQSEFAAQLEPVKANQDSSKSKSSASATAQLMQKIPSSLLKPQGSNSTNTTSAAERSKANGKNPFIREIRKDPFQEKQGTRSSSDGCNSNTVTTSNTKAKISLHGIRRQKNGKYGAVIRDPISLKRIWLGTFDTVEEASEAYFSYKSEFDKLCQLGNKENKPKDCGQIQHESPVGASSSLDTASVGRKKRHKTTHIIGVHKNKWGKYTSEITNPITKKKIWLGTFHTAEEASRAYQSKKLEFQKLVSAKEPQSTNKQTHSKQHGKKKLVNGKQSHVNCETFQSGQRIDSCEQSHSISMTRNLLGTSLGTAEEAFHAYHQFKEFDFQCSTKAELQSNVLTDSSGGEKKQEGQVDEDLWMGQWVQVPGGSEVKFSVKLGLPIIDNYGSLLGYILIGLALVVVILLCIYRKRKQKQKKKELSLETMKKVAAFDHGSDRITITSMDQSKKGASNSGFSSAAVSSDESNTAISQSLVVLTSPEMNNGLKFENLLKAPAELLGRGKHGSVYKVMCDNPKMTLAVKRIKDWSISGSEFKKRMQKLDQIRHPNVLPAVAFYSSRQEKLLVYEYQNNGSLLQHLHGFQTGQTFHWSSRLSIAAGVADALAFMHQELQHDRIPHGNLKSSNILLNKNMEPCITEYGLMSSAGISTIQNQAQFPSSSNVFPITDENAEALFKADIYAFGVIMLELLTGKVQNNGLNLASWVVSVLREEWTVEVFDRTLIQEGASEERMVNLLQVAVKCVNHSPEARPSINQVALMISTIRDEDDRSIDVSASTSTVI, from the exons ATGGACAGTAACAGTACAGTTATGGATTTGCATGCAACTAAATTTGCTGGGGTTCATAAGAGAAAATGTGGTAAATATGGTGCTGCAATTAAAGATCCTATTAAGAAAAAAAAGGTTTGGTTGGGTAGCTTTAAAACTGCTCAAGAGGCTTCCAACGCTTATTTGGCGAAGCAATCTGAATTTGCTGCACAACTAGAACCAGTCAAGGCAAATCAAGACTCTAGTAAAAGTAAATCCTCTGCTTCTGCCACTGCCCAGCTCATGCAAAAAATTCCATCTTCACTGCTCAAACCCCAGGGCTCAAATTCCACTAACACAACTAGTGCTGCTGAAAGAAGCAAAGCCAATGGTAAAAATCCCTTTATTAGGGAGATAAGAAAAGACCCTTTTCAGGAAAAACAG GGAACAAGATCATCATCTGATGGGTGTAATAGTAATACTGTAACAACAAGCAATACTAAAGCAAAAATAAGCTTACATGGAATCCGAAGGCAAAAGAACGGCAAGTATGGTGCTGTAATTAGAGACCCCATTAGTCTTAAGCGAATATGGTTGGGCACTTTTGACACTGTTGAAGAGGCTTCAGAAGCTTATTTCTCCTACAAGTCTGAGTTTGATAAATTATGCCAGCTGGGAAATAAGGAGAATAAACCAAAGGATTGTGGTCAAATTCAGCACGAATCGCCTGTTGGCGCATCGTCGTCCTTAGATACTGCTAGTGTAGGTAGAAAAAAAAGACACAAAACAACACATATCATTGGGGTTCACAAGAACAAGTGGGGGAAATATACATCTGAGATTACAAACCCCATCACTAAGAAAAAAATTTGGTTGGGGACTTTTCATACTGCTGAAGAGGCTTCCCGGGCTTATCAATCTAAGAAACTCGAGTTTCAGAAACTAGTCAGCGCGAAGGAGCCGCAAAGTACTAATAAGCAAACTCATTCGAAGCAACATGGGAAAAAGAAATTAGTCAATGGCAAGCAAAGCCATGTAAATTGCGAAACATTTCAAAGTGGCCAAAGGATTGATTCTTGCGAACAAAGCCACTCCATAAGTATGACAAGAAATTTGTTGGGGACTAGTCTTGGCACAGCTGAAGAAGCTTTCCATGCTTATCATCAGTTTAAGGAATTCGATTTTCAGTGCTCAACAAAGGCCGAGCTGCAAAGCAATGTGCTAACTGATTCTAGTGGAGGGGAGAAGAAGCAAGAAGGTCAAGTTGATGAAGATTTGTGGATGGGACAATGGGTACAAGTTCCAGGTGGTAGTGAAGTCAAATTTTCGGTGAAACTCGGCTTACCAATCATTGATAACTATGGATCTCTTTTAG GTTATATTCTAATTGGCCTGGCTCTGGTTGTTGTTATCCTTTTATGCATCTACAGAAAAAGGAAACAGAAGCAGAAGAAAAAGGAGTTGAGTCTCGAGACGATGAAAAAGGTGGCTGCATTTGATCATGGTAGTGACAGGATTACTATTACATCAATGGATCAATCTAAGAAAGGCGCGAGCAATTCAGGTTTCTCATCAGCTGCAGTTTCTTCTGATGAAAGCAACACCGCGATTTCACAGTCACTCGTGGTTCTTACAAGTCCAGAGATGAATAATGGATTAAAATTTGAGAATTTGCTGAAGGCTCCAGCTGAGTTGCTTGGAAGAGGGAAACATGGTAGTGTGTATAAAGTGATGTGTGATAATCCTAAGATGACTTTGGCTGTGAAGAGGATAAAGGATTGGTCAATATCTGGTAGTGAGTTCAAGAAGAGAATGCAGAAACTTGACCAAATCAGGCATCCAAATGTGTTGCCTGCTGTTGCCTTTTATTCTTCTAGACAAGAGAAGCTTCTTGTCTATGAGTACCAAAATAATGGTAGTCTTCTTCAACATCTACACG GTTTCCAGACAGGCCAAACATTTCACTGGAGCAGCAGACTTTCTATAGCTGCAGGTGTAGCCGATGCTTTAGCTTTCATGCATCAGGAGCTTCAACATGACAGAATTCCTCATGGAAACTTAAAATCATCAAACATTTTGTTGAACAAGAACATGGAACCATGCATTACTGAATATGGTCTAATGAGCAGTGCTGGCATTAGTACCATACAAAACCAGGCTCAATTTCCCAGCAGTTCCAATGTCTTCCCTATAACCGACGAAAATGCAGAAGCATTGTTTAAAGCAGACATTTATGCATTTGGGGTAATTATGTTGGAGTTGCTAACAGGGAAAGTGCAAAACAATGGACTAAACCTTGCAAGTTGGGTTGTTTCTGTGTTAAGAGAAGAATGGACAGTTGAAGTGTTTGATAGAACATTGATACAAGAAGGTGCTAGTGAAGAGAGGATGGTTAATTTGTTACAAGTTGCTGTAAAATGTGTGAACCATTCTCCTGAGGCTAGGCCTAGTATAAACCAAGTTGCTCTGATGATTAGTACTATACGAGACGAGGATGATAGGTCCATCGACGTTTCTGCAAGTACTAGTACTGTCATCTGA